A single window of Ovis canadensis isolate MfBH-ARS-UI-01 breed Bighorn chromosome 15, ARS-UI_OviCan_v2, whole genome shotgun sequence DNA harbors:
- the LIPT2 gene encoding octanoyl-[acyl-carrier-protein]:protein N-octanoyltransferase LIPT2, mitochondrial produces the protein MPQPAVRLVWLSQVPYAELLALQQRWLRRLQAEPGPEAGALLLCEPAGPVYTTGLRGGLTSEETARLRALGAEVRPLGRGGLATFHGPGQLLCHPVLDLRPLGLRLRTHVAALEACAVRLCELQGLPGARARPPPYTGVWLGERKICAIGVRCGRHVTSHGLALNCSTDLTWFEHIVPCGLVGTGVTSLSEELQRHVTVDEVIPRFLEAFKETYKCTLTSEDSPS, from the exons ATGCCGCAACCGGCGGTACGGCTGGTGTGGCTGAGTCAGGTTCCCTACGCCGAGTTGCTGGCGTTGCAGCAGCGTTGGCTGCGGCGGCTGCAGGCCGAGCCAGGGCCCGAGGCGGGTGCCCTCCTGCTCTGCGAGCCCGCAGGGCCTGTGTATACCACCGGGCTGCGCGGCGGTCTGACATCCGAGGAGACTGCGCGACTGCGGGCCCTGGGTGCCGAGGTGCGCCCCCTTGGCCGGGGCGGCCTGGCCACCTTCCACGGCCCGGGCCAGCTGCTGTGCCACCCGGTACTCGACTTACGACCCCTCGGCCTGCGCCTGCGCACCCACGTGGCCGCGCTGGAGGCGTGCGCCGTGCGCCTGTGCGAGCTCCAGGGCCTACCCGGCGCCCGCGCGCGGCCCCCACCCTACACTGGAGTTTGGCTCGGCGAGCGCAAGATCTGCGCGATCG GTGTCCGCTGTGGAAGGCACGTTACGTCCCATGGCCTGGCGCTGAACTGTTCTACGGACCTCACGTGGTTTGAGCACATTGTGCCCTGTGGGCTGGTTGGGACAGGCGTCACTTCTCTGAGTGAGGAGCTCCAGAGGCATGTCACTGTGGATGAAGTAATACCACGTTTCCTTGAGGCCTTTAAAGAGACCTACAAGTGCACGTTGACCTCAGAGGACAGCCCCAGCTGA